A window of Callospermophilus lateralis isolate mCalLat2 chromosome 13, mCalLat2.hap1, whole genome shotgun sequence contains these coding sequences:
- the LOC143379363 gene encoding phytanoyl-CoA dioxygenase, peroxisomal-like isoform X4 codes for MVMRDVSLAKSEYIPSEKTIVKVQNLHDDKELFRYCTLPEILKYVECFTGPNIMAVHTMLINKPPDTGKKTSRHPMHQDLHYFPFRPSNLIVCAWTAMEHTDRNNGCLAVLPGTHKLPLKPHDYPQWEGGVNTMYHGIQNYDQDHARVHLVMEKGDTVFFHPLLIHGSGQNRTQGFRKAISCHFVSADCHYIDMKGTSQENIQKEVVETVRKFYGNANTTDLKDFMMSQAQLVKGERTNL; via the exons ATGGTCATGAGAGATGTGTCCCTTGCAAAATCAGAATACATTCCAAGTGAGAAAACAATTGTGAAGGTTCAGAATTTACATGATGATAAGGAGCTCTTCAGATACTGCACTCTCCCAGAG ATTCTGAAGTATGTGGAGTGCTTCACTGGACCCAATATTATGGCTGTGCACACAATGCTGATAAACAAACCTCCAGATACGG GCAAGAAGACTTCCCGGCACCCCATGCACCAGGATCTGCACTATTTCCCCTTCAGGCCCAGCAATCTCATTGTTTGTGCTTGGACCGCCATGGAACACACTGACCGGAACAATGGCTGTCTGGCTGTCCTCCCAGGCACCCACAAACTTCCCTTGAAGCCACATGACTACCCCCAGTGGGAG GGTGGAGTTAACACCATGTACCATGGGATCCAGAACTATGACCAAGACCATGCCCGAGTGCACCTTGTGATGGAGAAGGGAGACACTGTCTTTTTTCATCCTTTGCTCATCCATGGATCTGGCCAGAACCGAACTCAAGGATTCAGGAAA GCAATTTCCTGCCATTTTGTCAGTGCTGATTGCCACTACATTGACATGAAAGGCACCAGtcaagaaaatattcagaaagaaGTTGTAGAAACAGTAAGAAAATTCTATGGAAATGCAAATACCACAGATTTGAAG GATTTTATGATGTCTCAAGCACAACTTGTGAAAGGAGAAAGAACCAACCTTTGA
- the LOC143379363 gene encoding phytanoyl-CoA dioxygenase, peroxisomal-like isoform X3: MYTLDNNVLSLEQRKFYEENGFLVIKNLVSDADIERFRVEFEKICKKESKPAGLMVMRDVSLAKSEYIPSEKTIVKVQNLHDDKELFRYCTLPEILKYVECFTGPNIMAVHTMLINKPPDTGKKTSRHPMHQDLHYFPFRPSNLIVCAWTAMEHTDRNNGCLAVLPGTHKLPLKPHDYPQWEGGVNTMYHGIQNYDQDHARVHLVMEKGDTVFFHPLLIHGSGQNRTQGFRKAISCHFVSADCHYIDMKGTSQENIQKEVVETVRKFYGNANTTDLKDFMMSQAQLVKGERTNL; the protein is encoded by the exons AT gtatactttggataataatgtgctAAGCCTGGAACAGAGAAAATTTTATGAAGAAAATGGATTTCTTGTTATTAAAAATCTAGTATCTGATGCTGATATTGAACGCTTTAG GGTTGAATTTGAAAAAATCTGCAAAAAGGAGTCGAAACCAGCAGGACTAATGGTCATGAGAGATGTGTCCCTTGCAAAATCAGAATACATTCCAAGTGAGAAAACAATTGTGAAGGTTCAGAATTTACATGATGATAAGGAGCTCTTCAGATACTGCACTCTCCCAGAG ATTCTGAAGTATGTGGAGTGCTTCACTGGACCCAATATTATGGCTGTGCACACAATGCTGATAAACAAACCTCCAGATACGG GCAAGAAGACTTCCCGGCACCCCATGCACCAGGATCTGCACTATTTCCCCTTCAGGCCCAGCAATCTCATTGTTTGTGCTTGGACCGCCATGGAACACACTGACCGGAACAATGGCTGTCTGGCTGTCCTCCCAGGCACCCACAAACTTCCCTTGAAGCCACATGACTACCCCCAGTGGGAG GGTGGAGTTAACACCATGTACCATGGGATCCAGAACTATGACCAAGACCATGCCCGAGTGCACCTTGTGATGGAGAAGGGAGACACTGTCTTTTTTCATCCTTTGCTCATCCATGGATCTGGCCAGAACCGAACTCAAGGATTCAGGAAA GCAATTTCCTGCCATTTTGTCAGTGCTGATTGCCACTACATTGACATGAAAGGCACCAGtcaagaaaatattcagaaagaaGTTGTAGAAACAGTAAGAAAATTCTATGGAAATGCAAATACCACAGATTTGAAG GATTTTATGATGTCTCAAGCACAACTTGTGAAAGGAGAAAGAACCAACCTTTGA
- the LOC143379363 gene encoding phytanoyl-CoA dioxygenase, peroxisomal-like isoform X2, giving the protein MDIFRYTLDNNVLSLEQRKFYEENGFLVIKNLVSDADIERFRVEFEKICKKESKPAGLMVMRDVSLAKSEYIPSEKTIVKVQNLHDDKELFRYCTLPEILKYVECFTGPNIMAVHTMLINKPPDTGKKTSRHPMHQDLHYFPFRPSNLIVCAWTAMEHTDRNNGCLAVLPGTHKLPLKPHDYPQWEGGVNTMYHGIQNYDQDHARVHLVMEKGDTVFFHPLLIHGSGQNRTQGFRKAISCHFVSADCHYIDMKGTSQENIQKEVVETVRKFYGNANTTDLKDFMMSQAQLVKGERTNL; this is encoded by the exons ATGGATATATTTAG gtatactttggataataatgtgctAAGCCTGGAACAGAGAAAATTTTATGAAGAAAATGGATTTCTTGTTATTAAAAATCTAGTATCTGATGCTGATATTGAACGCTTTAG GGTTGAATTTGAAAAAATCTGCAAAAAGGAGTCGAAACCAGCAGGACTAATGGTCATGAGAGATGTGTCCCTTGCAAAATCAGAATACATTCCAAGTGAGAAAACAATTGTGAAGGTTCAGAATTTACATGATGATAAGGAGCTCTTCAGATACTGCACTCTCCCAGAG ATTCTGAAGTATGTGGAGTGCTTCACTGGACCCAATATTATGGCTGTGCACACAATGCTGATAAACAAACCTCCAGATACGG GCAAGAAGACTTCCCGGCACCCCATGCACCAGGATCTGCACTATTTCCCCTTCAGGCCCAGCAATCTCATTGTTTGTGCTTGGACCGCCATGGAACACACTGACCGGAACAATGGCTGTCTGGCTGTCCTCCCAGGCACCCACAAACTTCCCTTGAAGCCACATGACTACCCCCAGTGGGAG GGTGGAGTTAACACCATGTACCATGGGATCCAGAACTATGACCAAGACCATGCCCGAGTGCACCTTGTGATGGAGAAGGGAGACACTGTCTTTTTTCATCCTTTGCTCATCCATGGATCTGGCCAGAACCGAACTCAAGGATTCAGGAAA GCAATTTCCTGCCATTTTGTCAGTGCTGATTGCCACTACATTGACATGAAAGGCACCAGtcaagaaaatattcagaaagaaGTTGTAGAAACAGTAAGAAAATTCTATGGAAATGCAAATACCACAGATTTGAAG GATTTTATGATGTCTCAAGCACAACTTGTGAAAGGAGAAAGAACCAACCTTTGA
- the LOC143379363 gene encoding phytanoyl-CoA dioxygenase, peroxisomal-like isoform X1 produces the protein MEQQCASARLRIVLGHLVGPSAGTLVATHTSGPIAPASFHPQQFQYTLDNNVLSLEQRKFYEENGFLVIKNLVSDADIERFRVEFEKICKKESKPAGLMVMRDVSLAKSEYIPSEKTIVKVQNLHDDKELFRYCTLPEILKYVECFTGPNIMAVHTMLINKPPDTGKKTSRHPMHQDLHYFPFRPSNLIVCAWTAMEHTDRNNGCLAVLPGTHKLPLKPHDYPQWEGGVNTMYHGIQNYDQDHARVHLVMEKGDTVFFHPLLIHGSGQNRTQGFRKAISCHFVSADCHYIDMKGTSQENIQKEVVETVRKFYGNANTTDLKDFMMSQAQLVKGERTNL, from the exons ATGGAGCAGCAGTGCGCCTCAGCTCGCCTGCGGATTGTTCTGGGGCACCTCGTCGGCCCTTCGGCTGGGACCTTA GTAGCTACTCACACTTCAGGGCCTATTGCCCCTGCCAGTTTCCATCCTCAGCAATTCCA gtatactttggataataatgtgctAAGCCTGGAACAGAGAAAATTTTATGAAGAAAATGGATTTCTTGTTATTAAAAATCTAGTATCTGATGCTGATATTGAACGCTTTAG GGTTGAATTTGAAAAAATCTGCAAAAAGGAGTCGAAACCAGCAGGACTAATGGTCATGAGAGATGTGTCCCTTGCAAAATCAGAATACATTCCAAGTGAGAAAACAATTGTGAAGGTTCAGAATTTACATGATGATAAGGAGCTCTTCAGATACTGCACTCTCCCAGAG ATTCTGAAGTATGTGGAGTGCTTCACTGGACCCAATATTATGGCTGTGCACACAATGCTGATAAACAAACCTCCAGATACGG GCAAGAAGACTTCCCGGCACCCCATGCACCAGGATCTGCACTATTTCCCCTTCAGGCCCAGCAATCTCATTGTTTGTGCTTGGACCGCCATGGAACACACTGACCGGAACAATGGCTGTCTGGCTGTCCTCCCAGGCACCCACAAACTTCCCTTGAAGCCACATGACTACCCCCAGTGGGAG GGTGGAGTTAACACCATGTACCATGGGATCCAGAACTATGACCAAGACCATGCCCGAGTGCACCTTGTGATGGAGAAGGGAGACACTGTCTTTTTTCATCCTTTGCTCATCCATGGATCTGGCCAGAACCGAACTCAAGGATTCAGGAAA GCAATTTCCTGCCATTTTGTCAGTGCTGATTGCCACTACATTGACATGAAAGGCACCAGtcaagaaaatattcagaaagaaGTTGTAGAAACAGTAAGAAAATTCTATGGAAATGCAAATACCACAGATTTGAAG GATTTTATGATGTCTCAAGCACAACTTGTGAAAGGAGAAAGAACCAACCTTTGA